The Sediminispirochaeta smaragdinae DSM 11293 genome has a segment encoding these proteins:
- a CDS encoding ABC transporter ATP-binding protein yields MIRFFQKTYAMSEKGAKDLRGAIIWTIVMDLSFMFPVVLGFKFLDEYLGVLLHASGSRGSSILSYVVMAFILFLVMLIITYFQYDSAYTRIYEESARRRISLAETLRKLPLAFFGKKDVADLSSTIMEDATQIEQLFSHTVPQLYAAIVTIIIMGVMLFLYNWQLALAVFWVVPVAALVFYLSRKFQSRSHVLLYNLKRGISDSIQEGLDAIHEIKSYNREEARSLIINGELDNYEETLIKSELLTGALINVSYAILKLGLPSVILAGAYLVSTGTISIFTYLVFLVVAARIYNPIMEALNNFAALIYLNVRIDRMKEMDHMPRQEGRTEFQPKNYDIEFSNVDFSYQDDMQTLKHVSFTAKQGEVTALVGPSGGGKSTVAKLSARFWDINNGRITLGGEDISLIDPETLLENFSIVFQDVTLFNASVMDNIRLGKKEASDKEILQAAHLAQCDDFVRRLPQGYATLIGENGEKLSGGERQRISIARAMLKDAPIILLDEATASLDAENESKIQSALSELIKNKTVLIIAHRMRTVSGADKIVVIKNGSIAETGAPWELEKQQGIFSSMVKAQYQNN; encoded by the coding sequence ATGATCAGGTTTTTTCAGAAGACATACGCGATGTCCGAGAAGGGCGCAAAAGATCTTCGCGGCGCCATTATCTGGACCATTGTAATGGATCTCAGCTTTATGTTCCCGGTGGTCCTTGGGTTTAAATTCTTGGATGAATACCTAGGCGTTCTTTTACATGCTTCAGGTAGCCGGGGCAGCAGCATCCTCTCTTATGTTGTTATGGCCTTCATATTGTTTTTGGTGATGCTTATCATTACCTATTTCCAATACGATTCGGCCTACACCAGAATCTATGAAGAAAGCGCTCGTCGGCGAATCAGCCTGGCGGAAACCCTGCGGAAATTACCTCTGGCCTTTTTCGGAAAAAAGGATGTCGCCGATCTAAGTTCTACCATAATGGAAGATGCCACACAGATAGAGCAGCTTTTTTCTCATACCGTTCCTCAGCTCTATGCCGCAATTGTCACCATAATCATTATGGGGGTGATGCTGTTTCTTTACAACTGGCAGCTCGCTCTTGCCGTATTCTGGGTGGTCCCTGTTGCCGCCTTGGTTTTTTATCTGTCGAGAAAATTCCAAAGCAGATCGCATGTGCTGCTGTATAACTTGAAGAGAGGTATCTCCGATAGTATTCAGGAGGGGCTGGACGCCATCCATGAGATAAAATCCTATAACAGGGAGGAGGCTCGTTCTCTTATCATTAATGGGGAATTGGACAATTACGAAGAAACATTGATAAAATCAGAGCTTTTGACCGGCGCCCTTATCAATGTTTCGTATGCGATATTGAAGCTTGGCCTTCCCAGCGTCATACTGGCCGGTGCTTATCTCGTATCAACCGGGACGATAAGTATATTTACCTATCTCGTTTTTCTTGTTGTTGCGGCACGGATCTATAACCCGATTATGGAGGCCTTGAACAATTTTGCGGCACTGATATATCTCAACGTGCGTATAGACCGCATGAAAGAGATGGACCATATGCCACGGCAGGAAGGTCGTACCGAATTCCAGCCGAAGAATTATGATATCGAATTCAGTAATGTCGACTTTTCTTACCAGGATGATATGCAGACCTTGAAACATGTCTCCTTTACCGCAAAGCAGGGCGAGGTAACGGCGCTTGTCGGTCCATCCGGCGGCGGGAAAAGTACCGTTGCCAAGCTGTCTGCGCGCTTCTGGGATATTAACAATGGTCGCATAACCCTGGGTGGAGAAGATATTTCCCTCATTGACCCCGAAACCCTCCTGGAGAATTTTTCAATCGTCTTTCAGGATGTGACCCTGTTTAATGCAAGTGTCATGGATAATATACGCCTTGGGAAAAAAGAGGCTAGTGATAAAGAAATCTTACAGGCTGCACACTTGGCTCAATGCGACGACTTTGTCCGCAGGCTTCCGCAAGGATATGCCACCTTGATCGGAGAAAACGGGGAAAAATTGTCCGGAGGCGAACGACAGCGCATATCCATAGCCCGGGCCATGCTAAAAGATGCGCCGATTATCCTGCTGGACGAGGCCACGGCATCACTGGATGCGGAGAATGAGAGCAAAATTCAGAGTGCGCTGAGCGAACTTATAAAAAACAAGACGGTTTTGATTATCGCCCATCGCATGAGGACCGTTTCCGGGGCAGACAAGATTGTTGTTATCAAAAATGGATCGATAGCCGAAACAGGCGCACCGTGGGAATTGGAGAAGCAGCAGGGGATTTTTTCATCAATGGTAAAAGCACAATATCAGAATAATTAA
- a CDS encoding ABC transporter ATP-binding protein, with the protein MPEKKKEFVLQRFLPYMGKKKALLPLALVLSGISAILNILPFVLVWYITRNILSNPSAIDMTRVGFYAWVAFACALGGVVFYFCALMSSHLAAFRVEVGMQKIGMQKILSMPLGFFDKHSSGKIRKIVNDGAGTTHTFLAHQLPDMAGSIISPIILLVLLFVVDWRMGLASLFPIILGFITMKFMMSSQGKTFQKKYFDSLEEMSSESVEYIRGIPVVKTFGQSIFSFKRFHDSIIRYKEMVHAYTLLWRRPMSFYTAIMESAGFFLIPIAILLIGRGAEIPLVLADFVFYMLISPIFTLLLMRSMYFQQNAMIAEQAIDRLDKLLQYPGLGYSEITKEIMNHRLEFKDVVFSYEGSDQPALDGVSFTLHEGETIALVGASGGGKTTIARLAARFWDVDEGEILVGGINVKDIPRKELMDTISFVFQTTRLFKGPLRENIVFGKKNVDDDTISQAIDSSQSREIIDKLPDGLDTVIGSKGTYLSGGEQQRIALARAIVKDAPIVLLDEATAFADPENEHLIQKALKELSRGKTTLMIAHRLTTVQHVDRILVIERGRIAEEGTHQQLLDNGGIYKTMWDEYQRSVAWKIAAKETVGIGE; encoded by the coding sequence ATGCCTGAAAAGAAAAAAGAATTTGTCTTACAGCGGTTTTTACCTTATATGGGTAAAAAGAAAGCGCTTTTGCCTTTGGCTTTGGTATTATCGGGAATTTCCGCAATACTCAATATCCTGCCTTTTGTGCTGGTATGGTACATAACACGCAATATCCTCTCAAACCCTTCGGCGATTGACATGACCCGTGTTGGCTTCTATGCATGGGTAGCGTTTGCCTGTGCCTTGGGCGGTGTTGTCTTTTACTTCTGTGCGCTTATGAGCTCCCACCTTGCTGCCTTTCGGGTGGAGGTAGGTATGCAGAAGATCGGCATGCAAAAGATCCTGTCGATGCCGCTGGGCTTTTTCGATAAGCACTCCAGCGGAAAAATCCGAAAGATCGTAAACGACGGGGCCGGTACGACACACACCTTTTTGGCGCATCAGCTTCCGGATATGGCGGGCAGTATCATCTCTCCCATAATCCTTTTGGTGCTGCTGTTTGTCGTGGACTGGAGGATGGGGCTTGCGTCCCTTTTTCCCATTATCCTGGGATTCATCACCATGAAATTCATGATGAGCTCTCAGGGAAAAACGTTCCAAAAGAAGTATTTCGATTCTCTGGAGGAGATGAGCTCGGAATCCGTGGAATATATCCGCGGTATTCCGGTTGTGAAAACCTTCGGACAAAGTATTTTTTCATTTAAGCGTTTTCACGACAGCATTATCCGATATAAGGAGATGGTGCATGCCTATACACTGCTCTGGCGAAGGCCCATGTCGTTTTATACCGCGATTATGGAATCCGCCGGCTTCTTTTTAATTCCCATTGCAATCCTATTAATCGGAAGGGGAGCCGAGATCCCTCTCGTGCTGGCCGATTTCGTCTTTTACATGTTGATTTCTCCTATCTTTACCCTGCTTTTGATGCGTTCCATGTATTTTCAGCAGAATGCAATGATCGCGGAACAAGCCATCGACAGACTGGATAAGCTTTTACAGTATCCGGGCCTTGGGTATAGCGAAATCACAAAAGAAATTATGAATCACCGCCTGGAATTCAAGGATGTTGTATTTTCCTACGAAGGCAGTGATCAGCCCGCCCTTGATGGTGTCAGCTTTACGTTACACGAAGGCGAAACAATTGCTTTAGTCGGCGCATCGGGAGGAGGCAAAACAACCATTGCCCGGCTGGCTGCGCGTTTCTGGGATGTGGATGAGGGGGAAATTCTGGTCGGAGGGATAAATGTCAAGGATATCCCCAGGAAAGAACTGATGGATACGATCTCCTTTGTTTTTCAAACCACGCGACTGTTTAAAGGTCCTTTACGGGAAAATATCGTTTTTGGAAAGAAGAATGTTGATGACGATACCATTTCCCAGGCCATCGATTCCTCACAGTCGAGGGAAATAATTGACAAACTTCCGGATGGACTGGACACGGTAATCGGTTCCAAAGGAACCTATCTATCGGGCGGAGAACAGCAGCGGATCGCCCTTGCCAGAGCCATAGTCAAAGATGCCCCCATCGTGCTTTTGGATGAAGCCACTGCTTTTGCAGATCCGGAAAACGAGCACCTCATCCAGAAGGCTCTGAAAGAGCTTAGCCGGGGAAAGACGACACTGATGATTGCCCATCGGCTTACCACCGTACAACATGTCGACCGGATTCTGGTGATTGAGCGCGGAAGGATCGCGGAGGAAGGCACTCACCAACAGCTGCTGGATAACGGCGGGATCTATAAGACCATGTGGGATGAATATCAAAGGTCCGTTGCCTGGAAAATCGCGGCCAAAGAGACTGTGGGTATAGGAGAATAA